A genomic stretch from Sulfobacillus thermosulfidooxidans includes:
- a CDS encoding LCP family protein: protein MHNRLPDELPTRRKSKGPKRGRKKWIGWLAGLGVVGALAVGTWWKLDPTHALNTTRVSALNKNFALGQQRVTILLLGNALSIINGKDVTNPYVRDRTDAMMLVSVDTKTGQVSVLSVPRDSLVDIPHVGYTKLNEANYFGGPKLAVQEVENMLHIPVDFYLETTMWNFADIINQIGGLTLYVPKPMHYGGTGNYLDINLNQGWQHLNGQQVLEFARFRHEPMGSIARSFQQQEIIRAIMHKLLEPQNLPKLPSIALELRKDIVYTNLHNNQLIALALVARHVSLSQVQFATIPGTPTERMDPFMHVRLDYWVDNTKWEHLLADQMMGQPWTAQQKKSIHFVVRSGTDTLTQAQQVAGWLEKQGYTVNEVIWSNRHNHQHNEIVNFTGDEQFAKSLAAELGPQSATIISNSPYHDVAHLDMIITIGQDFKPQFH from the coding sequence GTGCACAATCGTCTTCCGGATGAATTGCCCACCCGGCGTAAATCCAAAGGTCCAAAACGCGGGCGGAAGAAATGGATTGGGTGGTTAGCCGGTCTTGGTGTTGTCGGCGCGCTAGCGGTCGGAACTTGGTGGAAACTCGACCCGACTCATGCCCTAAATACCACTCGCGTGAGTGCCTTAAATAAAAACTTTGCGCTGGGGCAACAACGCGTGACTATCCTGTTATTAGGGAATGCCTTAAGTATTATTAATGGCAAAGATGTGACGAATCCTTATGTTCGTGACCGGACCGATGCGATGATGCTCGTGAGTGTGGACACCAAAACCGGTCAAGTTAGTGTATTATCTGTGCCGCGGGATTCCTTAGTGGATATTCCCCATGTAGGCTATACCAAATTGAATGAAGCGAACTATTTTGGCGGACCGAAACTCGCGGTGCAAGAAGTTGAAAATATGCTGCATATTCCTGTGGATTTTTATCTTGAAACGACCATGTGGAATTTTGCGGACATTATTAATCAAATTGGTGGTTTAACGTTATATGTTCCTAAACCTATGCATTATGGTGGCACGGGTAATTATCTTGATATCAACCTCAATCAGGGATGGCAGCATTTGAACGGGCAACAAGTCTTGGAATTTGCCCGGTTCCGGCACGAACCGATGGGAAGTATTGCGCGGAGTTTTCAACAACAAGAAATTATTCGGGCGATTATGCATAAGCTCTTGGAACCGCAAAATCTGCCGAAATTACCCAGTATTGCATTAGAATTGCGCAAGGACATTGTGTATACCAACTTGCACAACAACCAACTTATCGCGTTAGCGCTCGTTGCACGCCATGTTTCCCTATCACAAGTCCAATTTGCCACGATTCCAGGGACTCCGACTGAGCGTATGGATCCGTTTATGCACGTGCGTCTCGATTATTGGGTCGACAATACCAAGTGGGAACATCTATTAGCGGATCAAATGATGGGACAACCGTGGACTGCCCAACAGAAGAAAAGTATTCATTTCGTGGTGCGCAGTGGAACGGATACCTTAACCCAAGCGCAACAAGTGGCAGGTTGGTTAGAGAAACAAGGATATACGGTCAATGAAGTGATTTGGTCAAACCGCCACAATCACCAGCATAATGAAATTGTCAATTTTACCGGAGACGAACAATTTGCGAAGTCTCTCGCAGCAGAATTAGGGCCACAGAGTGCCACAATCATTTCGAATAGTCCTTATCATGATGTGGCTCACCTGGATATGATTATTACGATTGGCCAGGATTTCAAACCGCAATTTCATTAA
- a CDS encoding secondary thiamine-phosphate synthase enzyme YjbQ — MHRLPVNTHQKMEMLDITQMVRQVVAQEGIQEGIAVIYSPHTTAAITVNENWDDDVVHDVLLFLRQTIPTRYPGFRHQEGNSDSHLMVNLIGSSATVIVQQGELMLGKWQGIFFCEFDGPRDRQFWVQVVGR, encoded by the coding sequence ATGCACCGGCTACCGGTCAATACCCATCAAAAAATGGAAATGCTGGACATTACCCAGATGGTACGGCAGGTTGTGGCCCAAGAGGGGATACAAGAGGGCATTGCGGTCATCTATTCACCTCATACCACGGCAGCCATTACCGTTAACGAAAATTGGGATGATGATGTAGTCCATGATGTGTTGTTGTTTTTGCGGCAAACAATTCCCACGCGGTATCCTGGATTTCGCCATCAAGAAGGGAATTCTGACAGTCATCTCATGGTGAATCTTATCGGTTCATCGGCCACGGTAATAGTTCAACAAGGAGAGTTGATGCTAGGTAAGTGGCAGGGGATATTTTTTTGTGAATTTGATGGTCCCCGGGACCGTCAGTTTTGGGTTCAAGTGGTTGGACGATAG
- a CDS encoding alkaline phosphatase family protein yields the protein MTSLSRPDFSRSLLALANRILTDLGCDSEHEPLSIAWPDTDIIVLWIVDGLGWNHVMTALQNHDLPFCQTQITGNLSRSLTKLSTVFPSTTVTALATLHFAKPPSEHGALGYTLWDPEILRTVNLLTSKDLTGSLCRSSIYQKRPTLYDRLRQHHVDSAVISPEIFRHSALSQWFYHGAQYLGYHTPAEIPFLVQQAIIKESRLVSVYWPGFDTISHVHGPTSPSAPLELQLLDWIVSKTQEQIPSQAHVRFVMTADHGCIALTAPKHSTDHLLSRLYAGERRALYTAWSCEELKQELAALEWEDALTLPNEQLWEEGWFGGLPKDSTFRLRTLQTTLLPPQDQQVAMREPEAQILMGGHGGWSGKEREIFLAWWDVH from the coding sequence ATGACATCGCTCTCTCGTCCTGATTTTTCCCGGTCATTGTTGGCGTTAGCCAACCGAATTTTGACGGATTTGGGTTGTGATTCTGAACATGAGCCATTAAGCATTGCCTGGCCCGATACCGATATTATCGTGTTATGGATTGTCGACGGGTTAGGTTGGAATCATGTGATGACGGCATTACAAAATCATGATCTTCCGTTTTGCCAAACCCAAATCACGGGAAATTTATCTCGCTCACTAACAAAATTAAGTACTGTTTTTCCAAGTACCACGGTGACAGCTTTGGCAACTTTGCATTTTGCTAAGCCGCCGAGCGAACATGGGGCCCTTGGGTACACCCTATGGGATCCGGAAATCCTGAGAACGGTTAACCTTTTAACATCGAAAGATCTCACGGGCAGCCTCTGCCGGAGTTCTATTTATCAAAAGCGCCCAACACTTTATGACCGTTTGCGTCAGCACCATGTAGATAGCGCTGTGATATCTCCAGAAATCTTTCGGCACAGCGCTTTATCACAATGGTTTTATCATGGGGCTCAGTATCTTGGTTATCATACACCAGCCGAAATACCCTTTCTTGTTCAGCAAGCCATTATTAAGGAATCCCGTTTGGTGAGCGTGTACTGGCCCGGGTTCGACACTATTAGCCATGTACACGGTCCCACCTCACCTAGTGCTCCTCTCGAACTGCAGTTGCTCGATTGGATTGTATCGAAAACCCAGGAACAAATTCCTTCCCAAGCCCATGTGCGCTTTGTCATGACAGCAGATCACGGGTGTATTGCCCTGACAGCCCCCAAGCATTCTACGGATCACCTGTTGTCGCGGCTATATGCTGGAGAGCGGCGTGCGCTTTATACAGCCTGGTCTTGCGAAGAGTTAAAACAGGAACTCGCCGCTTTAGAGTGGGAGGATGCCCTTACTCTTCCTAATGAACAGTTATGGGAAGAGGGATGGTTTGGGGGCCTGCCTAAAGATTCGACATTTCGACTCCGGACTTTGCAAACGACATTATTACCTCCACAGGATCAGCAAGTCGCCATGCGAGAACCCGAAGCCCAGATTTTAATGGGTGGACATGGAGGCTGGTCGGGAAAGGAACGAGAAATTTTTCTGGCATGGTGGGACGTTCATTAA
- a CDS encoding DUF2785 domain-containing protein — protein sequence MHWPVHDKTWLAQQLQRPQDWSRYPLLELLCQLLENLRSSDPVLRDQLSYTWIEQLFTSSALSPEIVDQFIERVLNKEHLFYRIGEKDTDSVFMRAFAVLIIPLAMNWYETHDHLTPERIGTLHQALFTYIRQEQDWRGYISHKGWAHAAAHSADALSALGTSSLIRTEHLVAIVESIGYIAHVDTPLMHAEDDRLAMAAYLIMRTHDKTATGSVIGSWLASLRPDNPGKFVANSNTRHFLRSLYFRWHFDNPCSPWLFPIAEAVKRFDIFRIKSGF from the coding sequence ATGCATTGGCCAGTCCATGATAAGACATGGTTGGCGCAACAACTGCAACGCCCTCAGGACTGGAGCCGCTATCCCCTGTTGGAGCTGTTGTGTCAATTATTAGAAAACCTTCGCAGTTCTGATCCGGTCTTACGAGACCAGTTATCATATACCTGGATTGAACAACTCTTCACATCGTCTGCGTTATCTCCGGAAATCGTTGACCAATTTATTGAACGAGTCTTAAACAAAGAGCATTTATTTTATCGCATTGGAGAAAAAGACACGGACAGTGTTTTTATGCGCGCTTTCGCTGTCCTCATTATTCCTCTCGCAATGAATTGGTATGAGACACATGATCATCTCACGCCAGAGCGCATAGGCACTCTACACCAAGCGCTTTTCACATATATCAGACAAGAACAGGATTGGCGTGGTTATATTTCCCATAAAGGCTGGGCACATGCGGCCGCACATAGTGCAGATGCCCTATCTGCCTTAGGAACTTCCTCACTAATCCGCACCGAACACCTTGTGGCAATCGTCGAAAGCATTGGATATATTGCTCACGTTGACACACCTTTGATGCATGCGGAAGACGATCGGTTGGCGATGGCCGCCTATCTCATCATGCGTACGCATGACAAAACCGCTACCGGTTCTGTCATCGGTTCTTGGCTTGCTTCGCTCAGACCGGATAATCCCGGCAAGTTCGTAGCCAATAGTAATACACGTCATTTTCTGCGTAGTCTCTATTTTCGTTGGCATTTTGATAACCCGTGCTCCCCATGGCTGTTTCCCATTGCTGAAGCCGTCAAACGCTTTGATATCTTTAGAATAAAATCCGGGTTTTAA